The bacterium genome includes the window TGGCGCAATATGCAGTGCTGTTCGGCTATAAAATTCGATGGATGATGGGAATGAATTTCCGGGAGGCCATGCACATGATCGAACTACGCACGACTCCCCAGGGGCATCCCAGTTATCGTCACGTCTGCCAGAAGATGATGAAGGAGATCCAGTTAATGCATCCGCAGCTGGCAGAAACGATTCGTTTTGCAGACTTCAACGAATACTACTGGGCACGCGGTGAATCAGAGGCCAGACAGCGACGCAAGGATCGCGAAATCGACGACCGCTATAAAAAATAACCACGGAGTTTCAGTGCAAAACGGATCTGGAAACTCACTTCACTCGCTTCGTCCCATCCTCATTCTCATTGCAGTGATGGCCATCCTGTACTCAACGTATTCCCTGTTGCGACACTGGCATTACAGCAGTAGTGGATATGATCTGGGAATCTTCGATCAGGCGATGTGGCACTACAGCCGGTTCGAAATACCGCGAAACACCATTGCAGATTATCCACATATTCTGGCGGAGCACTTTCATCCTATTTTGCTGATCCTTGTACCGTTCTACCGTGTGCTGCCACGCCCGGAAATACTTTTGGTATTGCAGGCAGTCCTTCTGTCGTTATCCGCGTTGCCCGTGTACATTTACGCGCGATCGAGAGTCGGGTCCCGTTTCGGTTTTGTTTTAAGTCTTGCCTATGTTCTTTTCTGGGGAATACAAAAAACGGTGGCCTTTGATTTTCACGAACTGGCATTTTCTCCCTTGCTGATTGCGACTGCAATTTTAGGATTAGAGACCCGCAAATGGAGACTGCTGTTCCCCGCGCTGATCGGAATCCTTTTGACAAAGGAAGATTTGCATCTGCTCGTCATCTTTTTTGGATTCCTTCTTATCCTGTCCAGGGAATATTTGAAGGGCATTCTGGTAGTAGTTTTTGCTTCCATCAGTTTTGCAGCTGTGGTGACGTGGCTGATGCCGATGTTCGGAGACCCAGACAAATCGGGATTTCTCAACACGTACAGTGAATTCGGACAGGGCCCATTTGCGTTGCTAATCGGCATGATTTCCAGACCATGGGTCGTGATCAAATCCCTGGTAGACCCCCCGATTAAAATCCGTACCTTCCTATTGTGGGTTGGGCCATTCTTGTTTCTTCCGCTAATTTCGCGAATATCCATCTTAGCCGTTCCGTTGGTTCTTGCACGATTTCTTTCTTCAAGTCCGAATCACTGGACTGCAGGATTTCATTACTCAGCGCCCTTAGCTCCGATACTTGCAATGGCGGCGGCGGATGGGCTGCGTCGTGTTCTGGATCGAATTCATCCTGAGATTTTGAAGAAACGGGTAGCCGTGGTAGCTGTTACTTTCATTTTGCTGATGTGCGCGATTCTGCCGGGCAAGCTGCCGGTCTGGCGACTCCTCTCCCCGAAGTACTACCACTTTTCCGATGTCGAAAAAACCGGTCCGAGAGCGCTTTCACTCATTCCAGAAAGTGCATCAGTTGTAGCTCAAGATGGTATTGTTCCGCATTTAAGCCGCCGTGATTTCATTTACACTCTTCGACCGGGAGCTCCTGAGGCAGATTTTGTCGTGGCATCTCAGCGCCTCAAACCATGGCCCAATCAAAACTGGGAGGAAATAGAAACCCTCCTTGCAGAACGAAAAGCGGCGGGATATCGTACCATTTTTGGAGAAAACGGCTGGATTGTTCTTCAGCGCAGTAAGTAATAACCAGTTAGCCGCGAGGTGAGATCTCTTCGTATGGCAAGACGGGGTCGAAGAAATTCAGCGGAACCATATTAATCTCCGGCCGGAAGAAGCAGTAAGTTTGTTCATGGAACAAAGGCAAA containing:
- a CDS encoding DUF2079 domain-containing protein, which gives rise to MQNGSGNSLHSLRPILILIAVMAILYSTYSLLRHWHYSSSGYDLGIFDQAMWHYSRFEIPRNTIADYPHILAEHFHPILLILVPFYRVLPRPEILLVLQAVLLSLSALPVYIYARSRVGSRFGFVLSLAYVLFWGIQKTVAFDFHELAFSPLLIATAILGLETRKWRLLFPALIGILLTKEDLHLLVIFFGFLLILSREYLKGILVVVFASISFAAVVTWLMPMFGDPDKSGFLNTYSEFGQGPFALLIGMISRPWVVIKSLVDPPIKIRTFLLWVGPFLFLPLISRISILAVPLVLARFLSSSPNHWTAGFHYSAPLAPILAMAAADGLRRVLDRIHPEILKKRVAVVAVTFILLMCAILPGKLPVWRLLSPKYYHFSDVEKTGPRALSLIPESASVVAQDGIVPHLSRRDFIYTLRPGAPEADFVVASQRLKPWPNQNWEEIETLLAERKAAGYRTIFGENGWIVLQRSK